One Prunus dulcis chromosome 7, ALMONDv2, whole genome shotgun sequence DNA segment encodes these proteins:
- the LOC117633555 gene encoding cytokinin dehydrogenase 1 — translation MGSPMYGFHNQNNILYLKLFFILLFMGCIPDRTTNLPSNQLLATPTSSANSLNLTSALETLSLDGYFTFKNNHHAAKDFGNTFQSLPLAVLHPKSVSDISSTIKLIFELGSASELTVAARGHGHSLQGQAQTHGGLVINMESLKAQQMQVHIGEQPYVDVSGGELWINILHETLKYGLSPKSWTDYLHLTVGGTLSYAGISGQAFRHGPQINNVYQLEVVTGQGEVITCSENKSPDLFYGVLGGLGQFGIITQARISLEPAPKMVKWIRVLYSDFSSFTKDQEFLISSENSFDYIEGFVIINRTGLLNNWRSSFNPKDPMQASKFNSDGRTLYCLEMAKYFNPNETDVMDQRTESLLLLLHYIPSTLFLSEVSYVEFLDRVHLSEIKLRTKGLWEVPHPWMNLLIPKSKIHDFADEIFGNILTDNINGPILMYPVNKTKWNNNTSLVTPDEDVFYLVAFLSSAVPSSTGTDGLDQILTQNTRILEYCDRAQLGIKQYLPYYRTQQEWKAHFGPRWQAFIQRKSSYDPLAILAPGQKIFQKAIPIL, via the exons ATGGGTTCGCCTATGTACGGCTTCCACAACCAGAACAACATTCTCTACCTCaaacttttcttcatcttaTTATTCATGGGCTGCATACCAGATAGAACAACCAACCTTCCTTCCAATCAACTCCTTGCCACACCAACAAGTTCAGCTAACTCTCTTAATCTTACTTCAGCTTTGGAGACACTAAGCCTGGATGGTTACTTTACTTTTAAAAACAACCATCATGCAGCAAAGGACTTTGGCAACACATTTCAATCCCTCCCATTAGCAGTCCTGCATCCAAAATCAGTTTCTGATATCTCCTCCACAATAAAACTTATATTTGAACTGGGTTCTGCTTCAGAGCTTACAGTTGCTGCCAGAGGCCATGGCCACTCTCTTCAAGGTCAAGCTCAAACCCATGGAGGTCTGGTCATCAACATGGAGTCACTCAAGGCACAACAAATGCAGGTTCACATTGGAGAGCAGCCTTATGTGGATGTTTCAGGTGGTGAGCTGTGGATAAATATTCTGCATGAGACTCTTAAATATGGGTTGTCACCAAAATCTTGGACTGATTACCTTCACCTCACCGTCGGCGGGACTTTATCATACGCCGGGATCAGCGGTCAGGCTTTCCGGCACGGGCCACAAATCAATAACGTCTACCAGCTGGAGGTTGTCACAG GACAAGGAGAAGTAATTACCTGTTCAGAGAACAAAAGTCCAGACCTTTTTTATGGTGTCCTTGGAGGGCTTGGACAGTTTGGCATCATCACACAGGCCAGAATTTCTCTTGAACCAGCACCAAAGATG GTGAAATGGATCAGAGTGTTGTATTCAGACTTCTCATCATTTACCAAGGACCAAGAGTTTCTCATATCATCTGAAAATTCATTTGACTATATTGAAGGATTTGTCATAATTAATAGAACAGGTCTTCTTAATAACTGGAGATCTTCCTTCAATCCTAAAGATCCAATGCAAGCCAGCAAATTCAATTCAGATGGAAGAACACTCTACTGCCTAGAAATGGCCAAATACTTTAACCCCAATGAAACTGATGTCATGGATCAG AGAACTGAAAGCTTACTGTTACTTTTGCATTACATCCCATCCACCCTCTTCCTGTCCGAAGTTTCCTATGTCGAATTCCTAGATAGAGTGCATTTGTCCGAGATAAAACTCCGAACGAAAGGATTATGGGAAGTTCCCCACCCGTGGATGAACCTTCTCATCCCTAAAAGCAAGATACATGACTTTGCTGATGAGATCTTTGGCAACATTCTCACAGACAATATCAATGGTCCTATCCTTATGTACCCTGTCAACAAAACCAA GTGGAACAACAACACATCTTTGGTTACCCCAGATGAAGATGTCTTCTACTTAGTGGCATTCCTATCCTCTGCAGTGCCATCTTCCACAGGAACAGATGGCCTAGATCAAATTTTAACACAAAACACAAGAATTCTGGAGTATTGTGATAGAGCCCAGCTTGGTATCAAGCAATATCTACCCTATTACAGAACCCAACAAGAGTGGAAAGCTCATTTCGGCCCACGATGGCAAGCTTTCATACAGAGGAAGTCTTCTTATGACCCTTTGGCAATCCTTGCCCCCGGGCAGAAGATCTTCCAGAAGGCAATACCCATCTTATGA
- the LOC117635298 gene encoding uncharacterized protein LOC117635298: MSRLASDVVEDALMSEEGCEVLSETLKSLQVKLKLLKDGPSNNEVGGSSSQTQYMKDPKRVRCKGRSKGVTGAKEKAMKREIRHCRECGHIGHDRRQCPALNTPTSPSNNDESTPIHRSDPLFDDFDKMHGPSE, encoded by the exons ATGTCTCGACTTGCTTCAGATGTGGTTGAGGATGCATtaatgagtgaagaaggatgtgagGTACTGTCAGAGACTCTAAAAAGTTTGcaggtgaagttgaagttgttgaaggatggaccaagtaataacgaagttggagggtccagctctcaaacacaatatatgaaagaccctaagagagtgaggtgcaaaggaaggtcgaaaggagtaacgggagcaaaggaaaaggcaatgaagcgaGAGATTAGACACTGTCGGGAGTGTGGACACATTGGTCATGATAGAAGACAATGCCCAGCCTTGAACACACC GACATCACCGTCGAACAACGACGAATCAACTCCAATACATCGTAGTGACCCATTATTCGACGATTTTGACAAGATGCACGGACCAAgtgaatga
- the LOC117635297 gene encoding myb family transcription factor PHL5-like, with amino-acid sequence MDHRSPPHSQMMLKKEGSIVKSQPSSYHQYQKSSEKPNQIPLQSNNLFEHQQNKLQGESTASVRRPSLSLPPKENQDQAGGCNSFSTSPVTQLSFFPQQGKQSPRISSGNVSTTYGDSPSTSPVLSSKTRIRWNQDLHEKFVECVNRLGGADKATPKAILKMMCLDGLTIFHVKSHLQKYRIAKYLPDTAEGKSEKRTTLNVEPQLDMKTGLQIKEALQLQLDVQRRLHEQLEIQRNLQVRIEEQGKQLKKMFDLQQKTSNDLFKTQNLDITCHEDAPSDSLNAIQVSSPEDSGNSNFPSKIS; translated from the exons ATGGATCATCGGAGTCCCCCTCACTCccaaatgatgttgaaaaagGAAGGG TCAATTGTGAAATCTCAACCCAGCAGCTATCATCAATACCAGAAATCCTCAGAGAAGCCTAATCAAATCCCTTTGCAAAGCAATAACCTCTTTGAACATCAACAAAATAAGTTGCAGGGAGAGAGTACTGCCTCAGTTAGGAGACCCTCCTTGTCACTTCCTCCTAAAGAAAATCAGGATCAAGCA GGTGGTTGTAATTCATTCAGTACTTCTCCGGTTACACAGCTGAGCTTCTTTCCTCAGCAAGGAAAGCAATCTCCAAGAATTTCCTCTGGAAATGTTTCCACTACCTATGGTGATTCTCCTTCAACTAGCCCCGTGCTCTCGAGTAAAACACGAATTCGATGGAATCAAGATCTTCACGAGAAGTTCGTTGAATGTGTAAATCGCCTTGGGGGCGCTGACA AAGCAACACCTAAGGCAATACTGAAGATGATGTGCTTGGATGGATTAACCATCTTTCATGTTAAAAGTCATCTGCAG AAATATCGAATCGCAAAATATCTGCCAGACACTGCAGAAG GAAAATCTGAGAAAAGAACAACTTTGAATGTCGAACCCCAGCTCGATATGAAAAC TGGCTTGCAAATCAAAGAGGCGCTGCAACTGCAACTAGATGTCCAGAGGCGTCTTCATGAACAGTTAGAG ATTCAGCGAAATTTACAGGTGCGGATCGAAGAACAAGGGAAGCAGCTCAAGAAGATGTTTGATCTGcaacaaaaaacaagtaaTGACCTGTTTAAGACTCAGAACTTGGACATCACATGCCATGAAGATGCCCCGTCAGATAGTCTAAATGCCATTCAGGTCTCAAGCCCTGAAGATTCTGGGAATAGCAATTTCCCATCCAAGATAAGTTAG
- the LOC117633556 gene encoding uncharacterized protein LOC117633556 yields the protein MESKQDEVFHDKDEQKTRNKVSASNISKVDGKDVLQPFSSFPDNKVRANVTDWKRGENIAHDASSADIDASAEVNMEASITAEDVMRAGGFGARDDISSFLPVASDSTDFEAAIRDARGYEEPQGDICRPGLGWKEARETK from the exons ATGGAGTCCAAGCAGGATGAAGTTTTCCACG ATAAGGATGAACAGAAGACAAGAAACAAAGTATCTGCGTCCAATATCTCTAAGGTTGATGGGAAAGATGTGTTGCAACCGTTCTCTAGTTTCCCAGATAATAAAGTGCGAGCTAATGTGACTGATTGGAAACGTGGAGAAAATATTGCACATGATGCATCTTCTGCAGATATAGATGCCTCTGCTGAAGTGAACATGGAGGCATCAATAACAGCTGAGGATGTCATGCGGGCTGGAGGCTTCGGTGCTAGAGATGATATAAGTAGTTTTCTTCCTGTTGCAAGTGACTCTACTGACTTTGAAGCTGCAATACGTGACGCTAGAGGCTATGAAGAACCACAGGGGGATATCTGCAGACCAGGTCTTGGCTGGAAAGAAGCTAGAGAAACAAAATAA